In one window of Chloroflexota bacterium DNA:
- a CDS encoding XdhC family protein, whose product MDSFYHKLQDFLTAGETVAVATITEVRGSVPREVGAKMIIHPLGAHVGTVGGGCGEADAIRAALDVIQTGQPATVHVDLTDDPAMQSLGVCGGIMNVFIERWSPET is encoded by the coding sequence ATGGATTCTTTTTACCACAAACTTCAGGATTTCCTGACGGCCGGAGAAACGGTTGCTGTGGCCACGATCACAGAAGTGCGCGGTAGTGTCCCCAGAGAAGTGGGCGCCAAGATGATCATTCATCCCCTGGGCGCCCACGTAGGCACCGTCGGCGGCGGCTGCGGAGAAGCTGACGCCATCAGGGCGGCCCTGGATGTGATCCAAACCGGCCAACCCGCGACCGTCCATGTCGACCTGACCGATGACCCGGCCATGCAGAGCCTCGGCGTCTGCGGTGGAATCATGAACGTATTCATCGAACGATGGAGTCCGGAAACCTGA
- a CDS encoding CaiB/BaiF CoA-transferase family protein, which translates to MQSNDILTGIKVVDLTQALAGPTCTMYLGDMGADVIKVERPGSGDMSRDYGPPFIDGESAYFLSINRNKRSLTLNYRKPEGLRILHRLIDEADVFVNNLPRQASLEKYGLSAETCLARNPRLIHLSITGFGRTGPYADRSGYDVVAQAMSGTMDLTGEADQPPLRFPVAIADITAGLFGLISVLGALYARERTGKGQAIDTSLLETQLTWLSYVAGSYFATGEQPAKLGNLHPSITPYQPFKTADGRWIIVGVGSDRLWQAYCKVIGAEDTLMNDPRYATNSARNENRPTLLPLLEEIMGKKPADHWLAELQEAGIPGGPINTVEEILADPQIAARRMIVELNHPVVDLAKSLAFPARFSDTPITYRLPPPLLGEHTDQVLTALDYSPGEIERLHQAGVV; encoded by the coding sequence ATGCAATCAAACGACATCCTGACGGGAATCAAGGTGGTCGATCTGACCCAGGCTCTGGCCGGCCCCACCTGCACCATGTACCTGGGCGACATGGGCGCCGATGTCATCAAGGTTGAACGACCTGGCAGCGGTGACATGAGCCGCGACTACGGCCCCCCTTTCATCGACGGTGAAAGCGCCTATTTTCTTTCCATCAATCGTAACAAGCGCAGCCTGACACTCAACTATCGCAAACCGGAGGGGTTGCGCATCCTCCACCGATTGATCGACGAAGCCGACGTGTTTGTCAACAATCTTCCCCGACAGGCATCGTTGGAGAAGTATGGTCTTTCGGCAGAGACGTGCCTGGCCCGCAATCCCCGGTTAATCCATCTAAGTATCACCGGATTCGGGCGCACAGGGCCCTATGCCGACCGCAGCGGCTACGACGTCGTCGCGCAAGCCATGTCGGGAACCATGGACCTGACAGGCGAAGCGGACCAGCCACCATTGCGCTTTCCGGTCGCCATCGCCGACATCACCGCCGGCCTATTTGGGTTGATCAGCGTCCTGGGCGCCCTGTATGCCCGCGAGCGAACAGGGAAGGGCCAGGCGATCGACACCAGCCTGCTGGAGACACAACTCACCTGGCTCAGCTACGTGGCCGGCAGCTACTTCGCCACCGGAGAACAGCCAGCGAAACTGGGCAACCTGCATCCATCGATCACCCCCTACCAACCCTTCAAGACGGCCGATGGCCGATGGATCATTGTTGGGGTTGGCAGCGACCGGCTGTGGCAGGCCTACTGTAAAGTCATTGGCGCGGAGGACACCCTGATGAACGATCCTCGCTACGCTACCAACAGCGCCCGCAACGAAAACCGACCCACCCTGCTTCCCCTTCTTGAAGAAATCATGGGCAAAAAACCAGCTGACCACTGGTTGGCTGAACTTCAGGAGGCTGGCATTCCCGGCGGGCCGATCAATACAGTGGAAGAGATCCTGGCTGACCCCCAGATAGCAGCGCGGCGCATGATCGTCGAGCTAAACCACCCGGTGGTCGACCTGGCGAAATCCCTGGCTTTTCCGGCCAGGTTCTCCGATACACCCATCACCTACCGACTGCCTCCGCCCCTCCTGGGCGAGCACACAGACCAGGTTTTGACCGCACTGGACTATTCGCCTGGTGAAATCGAACGGCTTCACCAGGCCGGAGTGGTCTGA
- a CDS encoding transglycosylase domain-containing protein gives MFKRPWLLIAATLIALTCLILAGYWLVGDLPAPTADNLRAVTASTLIFDRNGQLIYESIGKEGKQTPLSFDEMPEACWHATVAVEDSRFFLHPGVDLLAIGRAAWLNWRNGGIVSGASTLTQQLARNTLMTTEERYEQSFRRKLREAWLALRIEQRFSKQDILAYYHNQVYYGNFAHGLEAAAQAYFGKSARELDLAECSLLAGLPQNPPGYNPLHHLEAARLRQSTVLGQMILNDLVSREEAELALAETLHFAPNPFTIQAPHFASYVESQAAGLLGFDRISRGGLRVHTTLDLDWQQQSERIVTRRLDQLAADREAPPDRRVQNAAVVILDPHSGAIRTMIGSPDYFDPTIDGAVNGAVALRQPGSAIKPITYAVALDPQRAADSGEQPLTAASVIADVRTVFSTAEGEPYVPQNYDRTWHGPVGIRTALASSFNLPAVKVLDRIGVDALIRQAQRQGITSFRPGQRYGLALTLGGSEVSLVELSGAYGAFANGGLAVEPYAIDRIEDADGNMLFEIAEPRPPGRTAPLPEKRVLDQRIAYLITDILSDNNARAQAFGRNSILRLTRPAAVKTGTTTDWRDNWTVGYTPDLVTGVWVGNADNTPMHGVSGVSGAGPIWHDIMEMSHHNLPVRDFQQPPGLVRMEVCADSGLLPTEHCSRRHSELFIAGTEPVEFDTVYRPVLLDSCSGGRAGPDTPDNCLEQGTIRVYSPELQEWARAHADNAGLAGNLDDTHQFNVPVPGSGATESDQLVLTSPDPDRRFRLSESLPDELQQVRIAAHPGLETPDQVMFLVDGNPVGKALHVPFEVWWQLSPGPHMISAVAELAGGDQVTAKALWIDVQ, from the coding sequence ATGTTCAAACGACCCTGGCTACTGATCGCAGCCACGCTGATCGCTCTCACCTGCCTCATCCTTGCGGGCTACTGGCTCGTTGGGGATCTGCCCGCGCCCACGGCTGATAATCTCCGTGCGGTCACGGCCAGCACCCTCATTTTCGATCGCAACGGCCAATTGATCTACGAATCCATTGGCAAAGAGGGCAAACAGACTCCCCTGTCATTTGACGAGATGCCGGAAGCCTGCTGGCACGCCACCGTGGCAGTCGAGGACAGTCGCTTTTTTCTGCATCCAGGAGTCGACCTCCTCGCCATTGGACGGGCAGCCTGGCTGAATTGGCGCAACGGAGGGATCGTTTCAGGGGCCTCAACCCTGACCCAGCAGTTGGCGCGCAATACCCTGATGACCACGGAGGAACGCTATGAACAGTCTTTCCGGCGCAAGCTGCGAGAAGCATGGCTGGCGTTGCGCATCGAACAACGCTTCAGCAAACAGGACATCCTCGCCTACTACCACAACCAGGTTTACTATGGCAACTTCGCCCATGGCCTGGAGGCCGCAGCCCAGGCCTACTTCGGCAAGTCGGCCCGCGAGTTGGACCTGGCTGAGTGCAGCCTGCTAGCTGGGCTGCCCCAGAATCCGCCGGGCTACAATCCGCTGCACCATCTGGAAGCGGCGCGCCTGCGCCAGTCGACGGTGTTGGGCCAGATGATTCTCAACGACCTGGTCTCCCGCGAAGAAGCGGAACTTGCCCTGGCGGAAACCCTGCATTTTGCTCCCAATCCCTTCACGATTCAGGCGCCCCACTTTGCCAGTTACGTCGAAAGCCAGGCAGCGGGGCTTCTGGGCTTCGACAGGATCAGCCGCGGCGGCCTTCGGGTTCACACAACCCTGGATCTGGATTGGCAACAGCAGTCGGAGCGGATCGTGACCAGAAGATTGGACCAACTGGCCGCAGACAGGGAAGCTCCGCCCGACCGGCGCGTGCAAAACGCAGCCGTTGTGATATTGGATCCCCATTCGGGCGCCATCCGCACCATGATAGGCAGTCCAGACTACTTCGATCCCACAATCGATGGCGCAGTCAACGGCGCTGTGGCCCTGCGGCAACCTGGCTCGGCCATCAAGCCGATCACCTATGCCGTTGCCCTGGACCCGCAACGCGCCGCCGACTCCGGGGAGCAGCCGCTGACGGCAGCCAGCGTTATTGCCGATGTGAGAACGGTATTTTCTACCGCCGAGGGAGAACCCTACGTACCCCAAAACTACGATCGCACCTGGCACGGTCCGGTCGGTATACGCACCGCCCTGGCCAGTTCCTTTAACTTGCCTGCGGTCAAGGTGTTGGATCGCATTGGTGTAGACGCTTTGATCAGACAGGCACAGCGCCAGGGTATCACAAGCTTTCGCCCCGGCCAGCGCTACGGACTGGCACTGACCCTGGGCGGCAGCGAGGTCAGCCTGGTGGAACTAAGCGGGGCCTATGGCGCCTTCGCCAATGGCGGCCTGGCCGTCGAGCCCTATGCCATCGACCGAATCGAGGACGCCGATGGCAATATGCTGTTTGAGATCGCCGAGCCGCGACCGCCCGGCAGAACCGCACCACTCCCTGAGAAGCGGGTACTTGACCAACGAATCGCCTATCTCATCACCGATATTCTGAGCGACAACAATGCCCGCGCCCAGGCCTTCGGCCGAAACAGCATCCTGAGACTCACCAGACCGGCTGCGGTAAAAACTGGCACCACCACCGATTGGCGTGACAACTGGACGGTGGGCTATACCCCGGATCTGGTGACAGGGGTTTGGGTGGGCAACGCCGACAATACACCGATGCACGGCGTCAGCGGCGTGAGCGGTGCAGGCCCTATCTGGCACGATATCATGGAGATGAGCCATCACAACCTGCCCGTTCGTGACTTCCAACAGCCACCAGGACTGGTGCGCATGGAGGTGTGCGCCGACTCAGGATTATTACCCACCGAGCATTGCAGCAGGCGCCACTCCGAGCTGTTTATCGCAGGCACCGAACCGGTTGAATTCGATACAGTATATCGTCCGGTTCTGTTGGACAGCTGCAGCGGTGGCCGGGCAGGTCCCGACACACCTGACAATTGTCTGGAGCAGGGCACGATCCGGGTCTACAGTCCTGAACTGCAGGAATGGGCCAGGGCCCACGCCGACAACGCCGGATTGGCTGGCAACCTTGACGACACCCACCAGTTCAACGTGCCGGTCCCAGGAAGCGGGGCAACGGAATCGGACCAGTTGGTGCTGACGAGTCCCGATCCCGATCGCAGATTCCGGCTTTCAGAGTCTCTGCCCGATGAACTCCAGCAAGTGAGGATTGCCGCCCATCCCGGACTGGAGACTCCCGATCAGGTCATGTTTTTGGTGGACGGCAATCCGGTCGGCAAGGCATTGCACGTGCCCTTCGAGGTCTGGTGGCAGCTCAGTCCAGGCCCGCACATGATCTCGGCGGTTGCCGAGCTGGCAGGTGGCGATCAGGTCACGGCGAAAGCCCTGTGGATTGATGTGCAGTAG
- a CDS encoding XdhC/CoxI family protein, which produces MTEKFLDALISSLEDRRPVAVATVIAASDDGPIGNKALVWLDQNPLGELGLGGLEARVLEEARTVLEGRNHQVLVYDSETGQVKVFVEVQQRPPDLVIVGAGHIAMPLARLGTLCDFTVTVLDDRPQFANRQRFPQADTVLTLPLQATMRKWAAAGRLDLDTFVVLVTRGHQHDIDCLLEILDQPLAYIGMIGSRRRVRTVFDLLSTEMGIPPEAFDRVHAPIGLDIGARTPAEIAICIMAEIINVRRSGPAPSISDERK; this is translated from the coding sequence ATGACAGAAAAATTCCTGGATGCCCTGATTTCGTCCCTTGAAGACCGTCGTCCCGTTGCTGTGGCGACGGTCATAGCTGCATCTGATGATGGACCGATCGGGAACAAGGCCCTGGTCTGGCTCGATCAGAATCCCCTGGGTGAGCTTGGACTTGGTGGCCTGGAAGCCAGGGTTCTGGAAGAGGCCCGGACGGTTCTAGAGGGAAGAAATCATCAGGTTCTGGTCTACGACAGCGAGACTGGTCAGGTGAAGGTCTTCGTGGAGGTCCAGCAACGCCCTCCTGACCTCGTTATCGTCGGCGCCGGCCACATTGCCATGCCACTGGCCCGATTGGGAACCCTGTGCGATTTCACTGTGACTGTGCTGGACGACCGGCCTCAATTCGCCAACCGCCAGCGCTTTCCCCAAGCTGACACCGTTCTGACGTTACCCCTCCAGGCGACTATGCGAAAATGGGCCGCGGCCGGGCGATTGGACCTCGACACTTTTGTTGTTTTGGTCACACGAGGCCACCAACACGATATCGACTGCCTGCTTGAAATCCTGGACCAGCCGCTGGCCTACATCGGCATGATCGGCAGCAGGCGCCGGGTACGTACCGTCTTCGATCTGTTATCAACCGAGATGGGCATTCCGCCCGAGGCCTTTGACCGGGTCCATGCCCCCATTGGGCTCGATATCGGCGCACGCACGCCGGCCGAGATCGCTATCTGCATCATGGCAGAGATCATCAATGTGCGTCGCAGTGGCCCGGCACCTTCAATCTCCGATGAACGAAAGTAA
- a CDS encoding peptidase S10, whose translation MTDKTGKNNDGGNKTQDKLPEDNLVTTRHEITIDGTPIPYTVTTGTIVLREETDKKDNDDKRNEADGEQPKASLFFVAYTRDDVDAKEKRPITFSFNGGPGSSSVWLHLGVLGPKRVLMDDEGWPLPPPYRLVENECSVLDVTDLVFIDPISTGFSRPVPGEEAKQFHNFTRDIESVGDFIRLYTTRYKRWSSPKFLAGESYGTTRAAGLSGYLQERHGMYLNGIMLVSSVLDFQTIRFTPGNDMPFLLYLPVYAATAWYHKRLPDDLQQLELQSLLNQVETYAMTSYALALLKGDALSRDERQEVVQTLARYTGLSEDYVDRTDLRIDIQRFTKELLRDQRRTVGRIDSRYTGIDRDAAGEHFEVDPSMSATSGPYTATFNDYVRDELQYESDLPYEILARLYQTWSYKEFEGKFVYVAETLRKAMTANPSLKVHVTNGYYDLATPYFATEYTFNHLGLDESLRDNVNMSYYEAGHMMYVRKRSLVKMKEELASFVEDAIPAPQQED comes from the coding sequence ATGACTGACAAAACCGGCAAGAACAACGATGGCGGAAACAAGACCCAGGATAAGCTACCCGAGGACAACCTGGTTACAACCCGGCACGAAATCACAATTGATGGGACACCCATTCCCTACACCGTGACCACCGGCACGATTGTGCTAAGAGAGGAAACGGATAAAAAAGATAACGACGACAAAAGGAATGAGGCGGATGGCGAACAGCCCAAGGCATCCCTCTTCTTCGTCGCCTACACACGCGATGACGTGGACGCCAAGGAGAAACGTCCCATCACCTTCTCCTTCAATGGCGGGCCCGGCTCTTCCTCCGTCTGGTTACATCTGGGTGTCCTCGGTCCCAAGCGTGTCCTGATGGACGATGAGGGCTGGCCCCTGCCACCCCCCTACCGGCTGGTCGAAAACGAGTGCTCGGTGTTGGATGTGACCGATCTGGTCTTCATCGACCCGATCAGCACCGGCTTCAGCCGCCCTGTACCCGGTGAAGAGGCCAAACAGTTTCACAATTTCACCCGGGACATCGAGTCGGTGGGTGATTTCATCCGGCTGTATACCACTCGCTACAAACGCTGGAGTTCGCCCAAGTTTCTTGCCGGCGAGAGCTACGGAACGACCCGTGCCGCCGGCCTCTCCGGGTATCTGCAGGAACGCCACGGCATGTACCTGAACGGCATCATGCTGGTATCCAGCGTGTTGGATTTTCAGACGATTCGTTTTACCCCTGGCAACGACATGCCCTTTCTGCTCTATCTGCCCGTCTATGCAGCAACCGCCTGGTATCACAAACGACTGCCCGACGACTTGCAGCAACTGGAATTGCAATCGCTGCTGAATCAGGTAGAAACCTACGCTATGACATCCTATGCGCTGGCTCTGCTGAAAGGAGATGCGCTTAGCCGCGACGAGAGGCAGGAGGTGGTGCAAACTCTGGCCCGCTACACCGGTCTGAGCGAGGATTATGTCGATCGCACCGATCTTCGCATTGACATCCAACGTTTCACCAAGGAACTTCTTCGGGATCAACGACGAACTGTGGGGCGGATTGACAGTCGGTACACAGGAATCGATCGCGATGCAGCCGGCGAACACTTCGAGGTGGATCCCAGCATGAGCGCCACATCAGGCCCGTACACTGCTACCTTTAACGACTACGTGCGCGATGAACTCCAGTACGAAAGCGATCTTCCCTACGAGATACTGGCGCGTCTCTACCAGACCTGGAGCTACAAGGAGTTCGAGGGCAAGTTCGTATACGTGGCGGAAACCCTGCGCAAGGCTATGACGGCAAATCCCAGTTTGAAGGTTCATGTAACCAACGGATACTACGATCTTGCCACCCCCTATTTCGCCACCGAGTACACCTTCAATCACCTGGGGCTGGACGAAAGTTTGCGGGATAACGTCAACATGAGCTATTACGAGGCGGGGCACATGATGTATGTGCGAAAACGCTCCCTCGTCAAGATGAAAGAGGAACTGGCGAGTTTCGTTGAAGACGCAATTCCTGCGCCGCAGCAGGAAGACTGA
- a CDS encoding GNAT family N-acetyltransferase, whose amino-acid sequence MIPAIIPAAGLSTRMGGDVPKPLLPWGDRTVIEAVVTAALQAGATPKLSVVVTGHRHQEIEAVLKDHPVRCVFNPAYQQKELLSSLQIALQALPETCTGALLALADQPQVGPSVIAGILDTFLGTGQRHIVVPSYQMRRGHPIVLPRWLWQNVLKLPAGATLRTLIEEYTENIHYLVVDTPVVLQDLDTPQQYQKALAAQTKSNGALMSTQPTLTTERLVLRPFSILDGPQVQHLAGNPAVAATTQNIPHPYEDGMAESWISTHEDLFAGDQGIVFAVTLRDGGDLVGTISLLGLNRGDRFAELGYWIGLPYWNRGFATEAAQALIAYGFSGLNLNRIQARHMTRNMASGRVMEKTGMQCEGVLRQRIFKNGRFEDMRLFSILRSEYRG is encoded by the coding sequence ATGATACCCGCAATCATCCCGGCTGCTGGCCTTTCCACACGCATGGGCGGCGACGTGCCCAAACCTCTGCTGCCATGGGGTGATCGCACGGTTATCGAGGCGGTTGTGACAGCAGCATTGCAAGCTGGCGCAACGCCGAAACTATCGGTGGTTGTCACAGGACACCGCCACCAGGAGATCGAGGCAGTATTGAAGGATCACCCGGTGCGCTGTGTGTTCAATCCAGCCTACCAGCAGAAGGAGCTATTGTCCTCGCTGCAGATCGCTTTGCAAGCCCTGCCAGAAACCTGTACCGGAGCGCTTCTCGCTCTGGCTGACCAGCCGCAGGTAGGGCCCTCGGTTATTGCCGGGATCCTTGACACCTTCCTTGGCACAGGACAACGCCACATCGTCGTGCCAAGCTATCAAATGCGGCGCGGGCATCCCATTGTCCTGCCTCGATGGCTGTGGCAAAATGTGCTGAAACTGCCCGCCGGAGCCACACTTCGAACTCTGATCGAGGAATACACAGAAAACATCCATTACCTGGTTGTCGACACGCCGGTGGTGCTCCAGGACCTGGATACGCCCCAACAATACCAAAAAGCCCTGGCAGCCCAGACGAAATCCAATGGAGCACTTATGTCCACTCAACCCACTCTTACCACAGAACGCCTCGTACTCAGGCCTTTCTCCATATTGGACGGTCCCCAAGTACAACATCTTGCCGGCAATCCGGCGGTAGCTGCCACAACCCAAAACATTCCCCACCCGTACGAGGATGGCATGGCGGAGTCCTGGATCAGCACGCACGAGGACCTGTTTGCCGGCGATCAGGGTATCGTGTTCGCGGTCACGCTGAGGGACGGCGGTGACCTGGTCGGCACGATTAGCCTGCTTGGCCTCAACCGCGGGGATCGTTTTGCCGAACTGGGTTACTGGATCGGTTTGCCCTACTGGAATCGGGGATTCGCCACCGAGGCGGCCCAGGCCCTCATTGCTTACGGTTTCAGCGGATTGAATCTCAACCGGATCCAGGCAAGACACATGACGCGAAACATGGCATCGGGCCGGGTCATGGAAAAGACGGGGATGCAATGTGAAGGAGTACTCAGACAGCGCATCTTCAAGAATGGCAGGTTCGAGGACATGCGACTTTTCAGCATCCTGCGCAGCGAGTACAGGGGATAA